In the Glycine max cultivar Williams 82 chromosome 6, Glycine_max_v4.0, whole genome shotgun sequence genome, TACTCAGCAatatagttttaaatattttgtaatgaCTAATGACTTTCTGCTCATTTATGGCATTATTGTGTGGTTTTTATGTAGTATCCCTGTTCTTCACATGTAACTAAAATGTGCAGGagaaaagactcaagaaacttTTTGATAGTATTCCTACTTTGGATGAGCTTCAAGCTATGGGTGGAGAAGGTTTTAGGGCTGATGTCATTGTTGTGGATGCAGAGAAAGATAGAAGGTTATCTATGTTGAAGCAACTAATTGTGGCATTAGTTAGAGGATTGAATTCAAATCCACCTGCGATGATTAAGAAGATAGCTGGATTAGTATGTACTATTATTGCTTCTTATTTTGTAGCTTGTGTTTACTGTGTACAGATtttgtaatatattattatggttCCATTGATCTGATGTGATTTTCTTCCTTCCACAATATATTTTACAATGTAAAATACTTTCCAAACTCGTCCCATTATTAATTTTCAAGAGACTTTTTCATTTTAGTGGACtgacttatttatattttcttctattttctgaTTTAGtcattgtagttttttttaagagttatttctctttaattatcaattacaaGTTTGTTGGTGTGTATTAATGTCAATTATCTATTAGCATATTAAAAAGGAGCTCAGCATTTATTTTCACCTCAATTTCTGCACAGGTTTCTGACTTTTATAAGCCCCCAAATGTTGAAAGTCCAGCAAAAGCTGCACTTGAGGAATCATGCAACATGTTTGAGAATCGTGGTGTCCAGATGCTGGGGCAAATCAGGCACGGTTCATGCTGTCCTCGAGCTATCTTATTTAAAGTATTAGCAGATAGTGTAGGTCTTGAAAGTAGGCTTATGATGGTAAGCTCTGATTTCTTTGGTTGTTGCAATTGCAGCTACTCTGCCATACAGTTAACTATTTCTTTGCTAGTTTCAATTTAATAttctaatgaaaatatttttagcaaAAGAATCAatgataaatattcatttttgtttaCTATGTATGAAGCACTGATACTTCAATTTGTTTCACGTATCCATATTGGATACATATTCGATACTGATATTCTTTGATACTTCACTGATACACatcctatatatttttaaataattgtattgCCATATCGGATATGTATCGTATCTGATACACGTATTGTATATGTGCATCATAGTTTACTATCATCTCTAATTTGGAAGGATGTCTTGTTTTGCCATTTTCTTTATCAGGGTTTTCCAAATGATGGAGCTGCTGAATGTGTAGACTCTTACAAGCATATGTCAGTGATAGTTGTGTTAAATACTGTGGAACTGCTGGTTGATCTTATGCGTTTTCCTGGCCAATTATTACCACGATCAACCAAGTCAATTCTTATGACACATATTTCTGCAGCAGGAGAGAGTGATTCTGCAGAAAATGATTCCTGTGATTCACCATTAGAACCAAATAGTCCTTTATATGGGGTTTCAGAGAGGTTAGATCCTAAGCGGTTTGGAAAATGGTTACTTTTTGTTTTGACTCAGTTACATTTTTGCCTCCTTTTGCTTCTCTTAAATTTGATTGTACTCTAATTTTAATTGTGTGTTCTCATAGTTTTCTAAATCATGCAATTAAGTCCTTGTTGAAGTGATGCTGTTGATATGGCACTTTGTTTCTTATGTGGCATGTTGCCATCTATCCAAGTCAGCAAAGTCAATTGAACAGTGCCTCATCATCAAATTTTATGCCATGTTGGCAAAATGCCATTGCCTACAGGCTACATAAGCAAAAATGGTGCCATATCAGCATCAAACTGACAGGGTggctttattttatcaatttgaattttgaaaacttCGAGAATAACATTGTTGCAATTGAAATATAGGAGGACCAGCTTTTCCTTTTGCATTTATACTTTTAATCAATAACTCTTACTATTGATTGCCATAATAATCTTTAGGCCATCTGTTATGTTAGTTATAAGTGTTGCCAATTTACCACTATTAATTCTCTTGGCCCCTCTGACAGTGTTGAAAAGGAGGAAAACCTCCAATTCCATAGAAGATTTGAAGTGTCTTCAAATGTATCAGGCCTTCCCCTGCGAAATATGATGTTACGATCAAATACCAGTCTGGACAGGAATTTGAGGTAATACTTCCATTCCATTGCTTATTCTCAAATGACACATATTGGCCTTTTcacattgttatttttttttcttctattaaaGCATTTCTTGTCTAGTTTTTCCCCATCTCActttaaaatgcattttttgattacgatccttttttttttctttcttgttgatGGTTTTTTCAATTCTCAGTTTTTCTCATAGTGAACCCAACATTGCAACTGCATTTGGTCGGCGTAGTCGGAGAAAGGTCATTGCTGAACAGAGGACTGCTAGTTCAAGGTTATTCATAATTTCCTTGTGTTTTGGATTGATGAGTTTGCATGTTACGTTCAGAACAATTATTGGTTTTGTTCATGATCTtggtttgttattttattgttaatgaATGGCGCTTCTAAAGttctcttaaatttaatttgtatgaaGTCTTTTATTTAACTTGGATGGATGGCATTAAGGGTTTTTTATTGCATCTGACTGTCTCTATCTGGGAAGCCTAGAGTGTTTATGAAAGAATTACTGTTGTtgccaagaaaaaaataatgttgcaGTATGAGGAATTGTGCAAAGAAATTATTCTGTACCCAGTCTGATAGGATAGATTAGCTGTACTCATTGATGATtactctttccaaatgtgggaTTTATCTCTGGCAGAATAAAACCCCTAAAATTACTGAAGTCTATGAAATAAGAAAGAACAGTTAAGCTGTAAGGAATAAAAgccaagagaaaatgaaaataagtgtGGAACTAATTGCTgagccaaaaagaattcgccaaggactaaccgcctgaattctttttgtgtctctcttctcccttttccaaaagaatgaaggactaaccgcctgaattcttttgtgtctcccttctcccttctcaaagaattcaaaacgacacagtcagagaattcttttgattcttcccattccaaCTGTACCTAAATGATCTCTGAATTCTACATGCTAAACTATCttagaatattaaattatgctGTCTTTTAAGATTCAAATATTTCTGGTTTTGCAGTCCAGAACATCCATCATTGCGAGCTCATGGACGGTCCAAGCTTAGTGGTGACAGGACTGCTTTTAGAGATTTTGCTGATGACCAGTCTACACTAAGGTTTATGCCTCTATGATGCCTTAATACTTGCTCTTACTGTGGTTGGGTGTTGGCTACTTTATTTTTCactcaaattttttattctggCCCTTATTGACTGAATGAAAACCAATTGCTACATAActcttcaatttctttctaTCCAATTTTGGGTTACTGTCACTATTTTACTTATCATTTATATGGAGCAATTTATCAGAACACGCCTTTGACTTTTATGGTTTCTAAGTTAATGGTGTTGCATTTACTTATTGAAACTTTATGGGCTGCTCAAATCTTTAATAATTTCACATTCAGTGTCAGTTCAAGTTCTGATAAAAGCAATGATGTTGGCTAGTTGGATTTCATCTGAAGAGCTGTCAGGTTAAATTGACACAACCTAAAACTAAGTCACCAAGTAAATAATATACTATCCTCACTCTAGTTGGTGCTGTGGAGTGGGTACTTATAGATTATTTCCTTTTCTACTCATAACTTTGATGGTGTGGGCATagcatattttaattatggCTATTGTATGTCGTTATGTAActttatgaatttataaaataattttcttcatcaaatttttttaaacagatGAATTTGTTCATTTTTCAGATCCAGCTACAAGTCAGATGGTGCTTCCTCATCAGAAGCTCGTAGGATACGAAGAAGTATCAGCATTACACCAGAGATTGGTGATGATATTGCTAGGTTGGTTGTTACTTGTTGCTCCATTATGCATTTATCCTAAGCATGCTGTCCTTGGTGTAGATAAATGTTAAATTGTTTATTGCATATTTAGTATTGATTACTTTGTGCTAAATAAAAGCCAAAATTTCTAACATTTTGatcataatctttttttttctgaagaaAAGATTAACTACTCTGTACTTGCCCTACCATGTACCCTTTACCTGTATTCGTAATTATTCAACTTACtaatttgattgattaatttgtaGATTGCTGGAGGCTGGACTGTTGTAAATGGTTCCTGCTTTGTGATAAATAACTAATAGCTAATAACTAATTCAAAGAATGCATGATTATATTTGTACTTTGGTCAAGTGAATTAATGAtcctttatttaaaattttcagtgCATAATCATCCGCTATTTTAACCTAATAGGTAATGTAGTATGTGTGTCGTTACTAAATAAGTTGTTTTAATACTGTGATAACTCAGGATCTAATCTATGTAGGGCTGTCCGGGCGATGAATGAAACATTAAAGCAAAATCGTCTTCTGAGAGAGCAGGGGGGTGATAGTTCATTGTCTCATTCTCCAATTGATAGAACCAGCAGTGCAGATCTTCAGAAAAATGTATGTCTGCATTGTTTTTGTAACAATAGAGTATGCTATTATTTAAGCCTTCATTCTCTGCTTGTGGCATCTTTCAGCATATTGTGTCACTCAATCTAGAAGAGATCAATATTCTATCATAATTCTTAAGTCTGATATTTTTCTAATGATAAGACAACGTTACAACTACTAAATTTGCTGATAGCTGTAGTATGATTTACTTTTCAATAATTTGTAATAGAATCATAGTTCTATTTTGAGTGTTTTATTCATGACGattatattaacatttaaattatatatataaaaatttggaTTAGCTTCCGTTTTAAGCCGTGTAATTCGCTTCACGTGATTCCTGTGATGTGATATCACAGGTGTCAAATTTCCATCTTGATAATCACCATGAGAGGTCCCCCTTATATTTGCGTGACCCTGTGACGTCTCAAAAGGCAATGTCGTTACCCTCTTCTCCGCATGATTATAGAGGACAAGCTTCTGAGAGAAGCAAGGCGTCAGAATATATATTGAATGATGAACTGGAGTTTACTTGGAATAAAATCCTTGAATCACCAATGTTCAGTAATAGACCTCTGTTACCATATGAAGAATGGAATATTGATTTCACAGAATTGACTGTTGGAACTCGTGTTGGAATTGGTAAGTTTCAGCCTTCACCTTGTAGTTATTGAATTCATATGATATTTGCAGTGCAATTCAGTATCACCTATGATTTAAGCATGACTGAATTTCTGTAATGATTGCAAATCAGTGTCTGGCTGAATCACTTGACTCCAAATATTTCTTGAGGCTTGATTTCTGTATATTTGTTCTTGTTGTGAAAGACCTAGACAGATCTGGGTCAGATCTGTTACAGCCAGCCagaaattttcttaattttttcgtTCTGGTTTTAAATTTAAGATGGTGCCTTAAAAACCttcaataaattttacttttccCACTTGAAAATAATTCCTTTTATACCCTCTCTTTACTGGTTTCAACAATTTCAAGGTTAGGGGTTGTTTTGTGTGTGATATCCATGAAAGGAAGaacaaggaaaaagaaaaaaaaggaagaactaTATGTAATTTTCAGCCAAAGAAATAGTGCCAAGGGAAGGTGGAAAGAAATTGAATAATCAATATATTAGTATAGAAATCTTGCTGAGAATTAGTAATTGAGGAACCCAAAATCAACCATGATAAGGGAAATAACGAACTTTTGGAATTTATAAAGAAATCAGAATTGGAGTCTCAGTATttgggaaaaaataaaattagataacatgctattattattgaaattgtGTTTGCTCAGTTTATTAGtaaatttcttaattcattACTAACTCAATATAATCCCATTGATGATTCAGAAACTATCCATTTAAATTCGTGATTTGAACTGCCCTGAGAAAAACTAGGttcatataaatttatgaaacgtggtttctcttttcttttccagGGTTCTTCGGAGAAGTTTTTCGTGGCATATGGAATGGCACAGATGTTGCAATCAAGGTTTTCCTAGAGCAAGATTTAACTACTGAAAACATGGAAGATTTCTGCAATGAGATATCCATTCTTAGGTATTTTACATTGATTTTCTGTTTGTAAGCAATTTTTTGTTACATCAAACATTTGCTGACTCCCTGTccctttttttgtctttttttcccCAGTCGGCTTCGACATCCTAATGGTACTCTCTAACATCCTAACTAGTTATTTATATGGGTCTTTTTACTAATTTGATCTTGCACATTTCTTGATATTTTTGACAACTGGAATTATGACCAAATTCTTCTTTGCTTGAAATTTTAAGAATGATATTGTGCATATATAGTCACAGTAGTATCTCATGTAGCATGATTTCTGAGAACATCTGTTATTTATCAAGTGATTACATTTTATGcagttattttatttcttggtGCCTGCACAAGGCCCCCACGCTTGTCAATGGTGACTGAATACATGGAGATGGGATCTTTGTTTTACTTGATTCATGTGAGCGGTCAAAAGAAGAAGCTTAGCTGGCGGAGAAGACTAAAGATGTTGCAGGATATATGCCGGTAAGTGTGCATGTTTGGTTTAACATCCTGGTTCCGTGTTCCTCTATGTTCACATTATTTTTAACGTATAAAAGTTGCTTTGGGTGACGCACATCCAGCTTGAGTACTGTAGATCCAAACACGCGGATAAACACTTGATTCGGGCTATACATAACTTTCAGAACCTTCTCTTTATTAATGCATATATTacctatataaattattatcaagTGTCATATGACCTTTCATTTCAGTCAAAATTTATTCGTTATTAGGATTGCATTTGATCTGTTGACATTCACGATAATACCTTGTTGGTGACTCTAGTGGCCTGATGCACATACATCGTATGAAGATTATTCACCGTGATGTGAAAAGTGCAAATTGCCTTGTGGACAAGCATTGGATAGTGAAAATATGTGATTTTGGACTTTCAAGAATAGTAACAGAATCCCCCACGAGAGATTCCTCGTCAGCTGGAACCCCAGAATGGATGGCTCCTGAACTAATTCGAAATGAACCATTCACTGAAAAGTGTGATATCTTTAGCTTTGGGGTGATAATATGG is a window encoding:
- the LOC100806527 gene encoding serine/threonine-protein kinase EDR1 isoform X2; translation: MEETREDAGQPERRPSNMSWWPSDFVDKFESVSLSAQDETLNNKESPRHSNQDVMSPQKASQILWRTGMLSEPIPNGFYSVIPEKRLKKLFDSIPTLDELQAMGGEGFRADVIVVDAEKDRRLSMLKQLIVALVRGLNSNPPAMIKKIAGLVSDFYKPPNVESPAKAALEESCNMFENRGVQMLGQIRHGSCCPRAILFKVLADSVGLESRLMMGFPNDGAAECVDSYKHMSVIVVLNTVELLVDLMRFPGQLLPRSTKSILMTHISAAGESDSAENDSCDSPLEPNSPLYGVSESVEKEENLQFHRRFEVSSNVSGLPLRNMMLRSNTSLDRNLSEPNIATAFGRRSRRKVIAEQRTASSSPEHPSLRAHGRSKLSGDRTAFRDFADDQSTLRSSYKSDGASSSEARRIRRSISITPEIGDDIARAVRAMNETLKQNRLLREQGGDSSLSHSPIDRTSSADLQKNVSNFHLDNHHERSPLYLRDPVTSQKAMSLPSSPHDYRGQASERSKASEYILNDELEFTWNKILESPMFSNRPLLPYEEWNIDFTELTVGTRVGIGFFGEVFRGIWNGTDVAIKVFLEQDLTTENMEDFCNEISILSRLRHPNVILFLGACTRPPRLSMVTEYMEMGSLFYLIHVSGQKKKLSWRRRLKMLQDICRGLMHIHRMKIIHRDVKSANCLVDKHWIVKICDFGLSRIVTESPTRDSSSAGTPEWMAPELIRNEPFTEKCDIFSFGVIIWELCTLNRPWEGVPPERVVYTVANEGARLDIPDGPLGRLISECWAEPHERPSCEEILSRLVDIEYSMC
- the LOC100806527 gene encoding serine/threonine-protein kinase EDR1 isoform X1, which codes for MEETREDAGQPERRPSNMSWWPSDFVDKFESVSLSAQDETLNNKESPRHSNQDVMSPQKASQILWRTGMLSEPIPNGFYSVIPEKRLKKLFDSIPTLDELQAMGGEGFRADVIVVDAEKDRRLSMLKQLIVALVRGLNSNPPAMIKKIAGLVSDFYKPPNVESPAKAALEESCNMFENRGVQMLGQIRHGSCCPRAILFKVLADSVGLESRLMMGFPNDGAAECVDSYKHMSVIVVLNTVELLVDLMRFPGQLLPRSTKSILMTHISAAGESDSAENDSCDSPLEPNSPLYGVSESVEKEENLQFHRRFEVSSNVSGLPLRNMMLRSNTSLDRNLSFSHSEPNIATAFGRRSRRKVIAEQRTASSSPEHPSLRAHGRSKLSGDRTAFRDFADDQSTLRSSYKSDGASSSEARRIRRSISITPEIGDDIARAVRAMNETLKQNRLLREQGGDSSLSHSPIDRTSSADLQKNVSNFHLDNHHERSPLYLRDPVTSQKAMSLPSSPHDYRGQASERSKASEYILNDELEFTWNKILESPMFSNRPLLPYEEWNIDFTELTVGTRVGIGFFGEVFRGIWNGTDVAIKVFLEQDLTTENMEDFCNEISILSRLRHPNVILFLGACTRPPRLSMVTEYMEMGSLFYLIHVSGQKKKLSWRRRLKMLQDICRGLMHIHRMKIIHRDVKSANCLVDKHWIVKICDFGLSRIVTESPTRDSSSAGTPEWMAPELIRNEPFTEKCDIFSFGVIIWELCTLNRPWEGVPPERVVYTVANEGARLDIPDGPLGRLISECWAEPHERPSCEEILSRLVDIEYSMC